A portion of the Hoplias malabaricus isolate fHopMal1 chromosome 1, fHopMal1.hap1, whole genome shotgun sequence genome contains these proteins:
- the foxn1 gene encoding forkhead box protein N1 → MKWNRREGREMRLVLINENSCNKGGHLKIPHLEQCWELMSTETFPLAVSSSPPKSFESALLVTNCSQMPLFQFHKPSIAEGSVSNSQRHNVYMLKRGPEERFRRHSVDGSTLSQDTDLAKEKRFHPYCRQYSDGATAEAGVSYCCLRDCHLPESLTPTLSGTAEEEEQNNWTPISNTVQPSMFLGTDESPVEIQTRTEEPPSYLSSTHSTYSTLQQPFSGEYSSGAIVASSQFSYQNISSQTNQEGPVQPLYPKPIYSYSILIFMALRNSRTGSLPVSEIYSFMTEHFPYFKTAPDGWKNSVRHNLSLNKCFEKVENKNGNSSRKGCLWALNPAKVEKMQEELHKWRRKDPVTVRRSMARPEELDHLLGERPEKLKSLSVHLNNHIYPQFSRVSMPPSYSPGTRLRRPQYNHYSLPSQTVPQQHSYQSSTPHSFTFYPSITQQPSTQLPPRTGSLDSPLPAHTPPSYSAALQASHSTAGGMQDLLMDGELSNDIDTLNPSLTDLQLQGHLWEELRDDSLAPDSLVVMDTSSPSGQISSHQTVDCVGSCGSVSGEVSTTGSETGLQATGLYTPSFSSADMTGLHSTSVNAPISLL, encoded by the exons GAGCAGTGCTGGGAACTGATGTCTACTGAGACTTTTCCACTTGCGGTCAGCAGCAGCCCACCAAAGAGTTTTGAGAGTGCCCTGCTGGTGACCAACTGCTCACAAATGCCACTCTTCCAg TTTCATAAGCCCAGCATTGCAGAAGGCTCTGTGAGCAACTCTCAGAGACACAATGTCTACATGCTGAAGAGGGGTCCTGAAGAGCGTTTCCGCAGACATAGTGTAGATGGGAGCACTTTAAGTCAGGACACTGACCTGGCCAAGGAAAAGCGCTTCCATCCGTATTGCAGACAGTACAGTGACGGAGCGACCGCTGAAGCTGGAGTGTCGTACTGCTGCCTGAGGGACTGCCACCTGCCTGAGTCACTCACTCCAACCCtcagtggcactgctgaggAAGAGGAGCAGAATAACTGGACTCCCATCAGCAACACTGTACAGCCCTCCATGTTTCTG GGGACAGACGAAAGTCCTGTTGAGATACAAACCAGGACTGAGGAACCACCCAGTTATTTGTCATCTACTCACAGCACATACAGCACCCTTCAACAACCG TTTTCAGGTGAATACTCATCCGGAGCAATCGTGGCCAGCTCACAGTTCTCTTACCAGAACATCTCTTCTCAAACCAATCAAGAGGGTCCAGTCCAGCCCCTCTACCCCAAACCCATCTACTCCTATAG TATTCTCATTTTCATGGCTCTGAGGAACAGCAGGACTGGCAGTCTGCCAGTGAGTGAAATCTACAGCTTCATGACAGAACATTTTCCTTACTTCAAG ACAGCACCTGATGGCTGGAAGAACTCGGTCCGTCACAACCTCTCCCTCAACAAGTGCTTTGAGAAGGTGGAAAATAAGAACGGGAACTCCTCTCGGAAGGGCTGTCTGTGGGCCCTGAACCCAGCAAAGGTGGAAAAGATGCAGGAGGAGCTGCACAAGTGGAGGAGGAAAGATCCAGTTACAGTGCGCCGGAGCATGGCCAGACCAG AGGAGCTGGATCACCTTCTgggagagagaccagagaagcTGAAGTCTCTTTCGGTCCACCTCAACAATCACATATACCCTCAGTTCTCAAGGGTCAGCATGCCTCCTTCCTACAGTCCTGGAACCCGCTTAAGGAGACCCCAGTACAATCACTACAGCTTACCTTCACAAACTGTCCCTCAGCAGCACTCTTACCAGTCATCCACCCCTCACAGCTTTACCTTCTACCCCTCAATCACCCAGCAGCCCAGCACACAGCTGCCCCCCAGAACGGGCAGCCTGGACTCTCCTTTACCTGCACACACCCCACCCAGCTACAGCGCTGCCCTGCAGGCCAGCCACAGCACTGCAGGAGGCATGCAGGATCTGCTGATGGATGGAGAACTGAGTAATGACATCGACACACTCAACCCCAGTTTAACAGACCTGCAGCTCCAGG GACATCTTTGGGAGGAGCTGAGGGATGACAGCTTGGCACCGGACTCTCTTGTGGTCATGGACACTTCAAGCCCTTCTGGCCAGATCAGCTCCCACCAGACTGTGGATTGTGTGGGGAGTTGTGGCTCAGTCAGTGGTGAAGTAAGCACAACTGGATCAGAAACAGGGCTGCAGGCCACTGGACTGTACACACCCAGCTTCAGTAGTGCAGACATGACAGGCCTTCATTCCACCTCAGTAAACGCTCCAATCTCACTGCTATGA
- the unc119a1 gene encoding protein unc-119 homolog A, translating into MRVKTGSDAGFPCTTEQELLQNTDIRPEDVLGLQDITQNYLCSPEDNVHKIDFTRFKIRDMETGTVLFDITKPPSAESAEDRKDIDPNAGRFVRYQFTSTFLRLRQVGATVEFTVGDIPINNFRMIERHYFRGQLLKSFDFEFGFCIPSSKNTCEHIYEFPPLSEELINKMILHPYETQSDSFYFVDNKLVMHNKADYSYTDGP; encoded by the exons ATGAGGGTGAAGACGGGCAGCGACGCGGGGTTCCCGTGTACCACCGAGCAGGAGCtgctacaaaacacagacattagACCCGAGGACGTGCTCGGCCTCCAGGACATCACCCAGA ATTACCTGTGCAGTCCAGAGGACAACGTGCATAAGATTGACTTCACCCGCTTCAAGATCCGAGACATGGAAACAGGGACGGTTCTTTTTGATATCACCAAACCTCCTTCTGCTG AGAGTGCAGAGGACAGAAAGGACATTGACCCCAATGCTGGACGTTTCGTGCGCTACCAGTTCACTTCCACCTTCCTCCGGCTACGCCAGGTCGGAGCCAC AGTGGAGTTTACAGTAGGAGATATTCCAATTAACAACTTCCGCATGATCGAGAGACATTACTTCCGGGGGCAGCTGCTAAAGAGTTTTGACTTTGAGTTTGGCTTCTGCATCCCCAGCAGCAAGAACACCTGCGAACACATCTATGAGTTCCCTCCTCTTTCAGAGGAACTCA TAAACAAAATGATCCTGCACCCATACGAGACCCAGTCTGACAGCTTCTACTTTGTGGACAACAAGCTGGTGATGCACAATAAGGCAGATTACTCCTATACCGATGGACCGTAG